In a single window of the Gemmatimonadales bacterium genome:
- a CDS encoding DUF72 domain-containing protein, translating into MKTYALHFPVVEVQNTFYDPPPDATLKKWRTVTLSSLEYTIKVWQLVTHPANSPTYRRMKRPLDPKQEPGLFRNSPAVDEGWQSSLHCASVLSASAMLFQCPASFTPEADNVARMRSFFERIERPRPRLLWEPRGPKWVAQRDLALSLCQDLNLVHVVDPFVVPPEPGRAVYWRLHGIGGVRHSYTDEQLRALQRILVGVAPTEPAYVMFNNLSRVADAKRFKLLVMAPRA; encoded by the coding sequence ATGAAGACATACGCGCTTCACTTTCCCGTGGTCGAAGTGCAGAACACCTTCTACGACCCCCCACCGGACGCTACGCTCAAGAAGTGGCGCACTGTGACTCTCTCGTCGCTCGAGTACACCATCAAGGTGTGGCAACTGGTCACCCACCCGGCGAACAGCCCGACGTACCGGCGTATGAAACGGCCCCTCGATCCGAAACAAGAGCCCGGTCTCTTCCGCAACTCTCCCGCGGTGGACGAGGGTTGGCAGAGCTCGCTGCACTGCGCGAGCGTGCTCTCTGCCAGCGCCATGCTGTTTCAGTGCCCTGCCAGCTTCACGCCCGAAGCTGATAACGTCGCACGCATGCGGAGTTTTTTCGAGCGCATCGAGAGGCCGAGGCCGCGCCTACTTTGGGAACCCCGCGGGCCAAAGTGGGTTGCCCAGCGCGACCTCGCGCTCTCGCTCTGCCAAGACTTGAACTTGGTGCACGTCGTGGACCCATTCGTCGTGCCCCCAGAACCAGGCCGGGCTGTGTATTGGCGCCTGCACGGTATCGGCGGTGTCCGGCATTCCTACACTGACGAGCAGCTACGGGCCTTGCAGCGCATTCTAGTGGGGGTCGCCCCTACCGAGCCCGCTTACGTAATGTTTAACAATCTCTCGCGGGTGGCGGACGCGAAGCGCTTCAAGCTTCTTGTCATGGCGCCCCGAGCCTGA
- a CDS encoding protein kinase, protein MTVPAALADALRDRYVLDRELGRGGMATVYLAHDLRHERPVALKVLHPDLAQTLGPERFQREIRLAARLQHPHILTVLDSGEAAGRLWFTMPFVEGESLRDRLNREKQLPVEAALRIATEAARALEYAHRHGVLHRDIKPENLLLTADGSTLVADFGIARALAAEGDRLTETGLAIGTPAYMSPEQAMGERALDARTDVYSLGAVLYEMLAGEPPFTGPTAQAIIARRFSGEVPRVRQVRSSVPAAVDEAVHRALAPVVADRFESIEAFARALGAESGTTVPVAAAPAAAPPAAMPGAPAATPQARRRVPVAALTLGLGFLVGLGVLFAWRRGHPGAEAATGARVVAVLPFENLGDSSDAYFADGVGDEVRAKLSGVGGLSVIARGSSNQYRHTTKSPAEIARELGADYLLTATVRWDKAGGSSRVRVSPELVDVAPGHAPRTRWSQPFEAALTDVFQVQGEIAGKVASALDIALADSARRKLEKAPTANLEAYDAYLKGLASAGNDPATLRRAIKYYEQAVALDSTFTAAWSRLARVRSFLYFNSVPTPQLAAEARHAAERAAALDPDGEDTARALSAYYVNVELDNQKGLAAIQRGLAAAANKVEMLASIAQYEQALNRWEGTLEPLQRAAALDPRSAIAAGRVANTLLYLRRYGEAKVAADHALALAPTNLNFIEQRVMVSLAEGDLPGARSVIAASAGAVGTDALLEFLSVYQDLYWVLDEKQQQRVLGLPVAAFDGDQGARAIVRAQLFDLLGDQRQARANADTARAAFEEQLRAAPLDGQRHAVLGLALAFMGRKAAAIAEGRRGTELWPISRDSNNGAYVQLQLARIYMIVGEPELAMDQLEPLLKMPHYLSPGWLRSDPTWARLKDNPRFQRLAARG, encoded by the coding sequence GTGACCGTTCCCGCGGCCCTGGCGGACGCATTGCGCGACCGGTACGTGCTCGACCGCGAGCTGGGCCGCGGCGGCATGGCGACGGTCTATCTCGCGCACGATCTGCGGCACGAGCGGCCGGTCGCCCTCAAGGTCCTCCACCCCGATCTGGCCCAGACCCTAGGCCCCGAACGGTTTCAGCGCGAGATCCGGCTGGCCGCGCGGCTTCAGCACCCCCACATCCTGACGGTCCTCGACTCGGGCGAAGCCGCCGGACGACTGTGGTTTACCATGCCCTTCGTCGAGGGCGAGAGTCTCCGCGACCGCCTGAATCGGGAGAAGCAGCTCCCGGTGGAGGCGGCGCTCCGCATCGCCACCGAGGCGGCGCGCGCGCTCGAGTACGCCCACCGCCACGGCGTGCTCCACCGTGACATCAAGCCCGAGAACCTCCTCCTCACCGCCGACGGCTCGACCCTGGTTGCCGACTTCGGCATCGCCCGCGCGCTCGCGGCCGAGGGTGACCGCCTGACCGAGACCGGGCTCGCCATCGGGACGCCCGCGTACATGAGCCCTGAGCAAGCGATGGGCGAGCGCGCCCTCGACGCGCGCACCGATGTCTATTCGCTCGGCGCCGTACTGTACGAGATGCTGGCCGGCGAGCCGCCATTCACGGGGCCCACGGCGCAGGCCATCATCGCCAGGCGTTTCAGCGGCGAGGTGCCGCGGGTGCGTCAAGTGCGGTCCAGTGTCCCGGCAGCGGTGGACGAGGCGGTGCACCGCGCGCTCGCACCGGTGGTGGCCGACCGGTTCGAGTCGATCGAGGCGTTCGCGCGTGCGCTGGGGGCGGAGAGCGGCACGACGGTCCCGGTCGCTGCGGCTCCCGCCGCCGCGCCGCCCGCTGCCATGCCTGGGGCGCCGGCAGCCACCCCGCAGGCCCGACGCCGCGTGCCCGTCGCCGCTCTCACGCTCGGTCTCGGCTTCCTCGTGGGACTCGGTGTCCTCTTCGCCTGGCGGCGCGGCCACCCGGGCGCGGAGGCCGCCACGGGCGCGCGGGTGGTGGCGGTCCTCCCCTTCGAAAACCTGGGGGACTCGAGCGACGCCTACTTCGCCGACGGCGTGGGCGACGAGGTCCGTGCGAAGCTGTCCGGCGTCGGCGGGTTGTCGGTTATCGCGCGCGGGAGCTCGAACCAGTATCGCCACACGACCAAGTCTCCGGCGGAGATCGCGCGCGAGCTGGGCGCGGACTACCTGCTCACCGCCACGGTGCGGTGGGACAAGGCCGGCGGCTCAAGTCGGGTGCGGGTCTCGCCGGAGCTGGTGGATGTAGCTCCAGGCCACGCGCCCCGCACCCGCTGGAGCCAGCCGTTCGAGGCGGCGCTGACCGACGTGTTTCAGGTGCAGGGCGAGATCGCCGGCAAGGTGGCGAGCGCGCTCGACATTGCGCTCGCCGACAGCGCCCGACGCAAGCTCGAGAAAGCGCCGACTGCGAACCTGGAGGCGTATGACGCCTACCTCAAGGGCCTGGCCAGCGCTGGCAACGATCCCGCGACCCTCCGGCGAGCCATCAAGTATTACGAGCAGGCGGTCGCGCTCGACTCCACCTTCACCGCCGCCTGGAGCCGCCTGGCCCGCGTCCGGTCGTTCCTGTACTTCAACAGCGTCCCCACGCCGCAGCTCGCGGCTGAAGCGAGGCATGCCGCCGAGCGGGCTGCGGCGCTGGACCCGGATGGGGAGGACACGGCCCGCGCCCTGTCCGCCTATTACGTCAACGTGGAGCTGGACAATCAGAAGGGGCTCGCCGCCATTCAGCGCGGGCTCGCTGCCGCGGCCAACAAGGTGGAGATGCTCGCGTCCATCGCCCAGTACGAGCAGGCGTTGAATCGCTGGGAGGGGACCCTCGAGCCGCTCCAGCGGGCCGCCGCGCTCGACCCGCGCTCGGCGATTGCCGCAGGACGCGTGGCCAACACGCTGCTCTACCTCCGGCGCTATGGCGAGGCGAAGGTGGCCGCGGACCACGCGCTCGCGCTCGCGCCCACGAACTTGAACTTCATCGAGCAGCGCGTGATGGTGAGCCTGGCGGAGGGCGACCTGCCGGGCGCCCGCTCGGTGATCGCGGCGTCGGCCGGAGCGGTGGGCACCGACGCGCTGCTGGAATTCCTCTCCGTGTACCAGGATCTCTACTGGGTGCTCGACGAGAAGCAGCAGCAGCGGGTGCTCGGCCTGCCGGTCGCCGCGTTCGACGGGGACCAGGGGGCAAGGGCGATCGTGCGGGCACAGCTCTTCGATCTGCTGGGCGACCAGCGGCAGGCGCGCGCCAACGCCGACACCGCGCGGGCGGCATTCGAGGAACAGCTGCGCGCCGCTCCGCTCGACGGCCAGCGGCACGCCGTCCTCGGTCTGGCCCTGGCCTTCATGGGGCGGAAAGCGGCAGCGATCGCAGAAGGCCGGCGCGGAACCGAGCTCTGGCCGATCAGTCGCGACAGCAACAACGGCGCCTACGTCCAGCTCCAGCTCGCCCGCATCTACATGATCGTGGGCGAGCCCGAGCTGGCGATGGATCAGCTCGAGCCGCTGCTCAAGATGCCGCATTACCTCTCGCCGGGCTGGCTCCGGAGCGACCCCACCTGGGCCCGGCTCAAGGACAACCCGCGGTTCCAGCGGCTGGCCGCGCGAGGGTGA
- a CDS encoding redoxin domain-containing protein, translating into MTRLPLLAAAYSLFLVGAGPLDQPTPRPAPDWANTSWLNADRPLALKDLRGRVVLLNFWVFTCYNCTNTVPSLVDFDRRYRNRGLTILGIHTPEFPPYAGEHDKGNVERALRQ; encoded by the coding sequence ATGACCCGTCTTCCCCTGCTCGCGGCCGCGTATTCCCTGTTCCTCGTCGGCGCCGGCCCGCTCGATCAACCCACCCCCCGCCCCGCCCCCGACTGGGCCAATACCAGTTGGCTCAACGCCGACCGGCCCCTCGCCTTGAAGGACCTCCGCGGCCGCGTGGTGCTCCTCAACTTCTGGGTCTTCACCTGCTACAACTGCACCAACACCGTCCCCTCCCTGGTGGACTTCGATCGGCGCTACCGCAATCGAGGCCTGACCATCCTCGGCATCCATACCCCGGAGTTTCCGCCCTACGCCGGTGAGCACGACAAGGGCAACGTGGAGCGCGCGCTCCGTCAGT
- a CDS encoding methyltransferase, which translates to MNLTAGKWVSQAIAVAAELGIADVLKDGSRTAADIARMANASEDGVYRLLRALGSVGLFAETGNRRFQLTPLGGLLRTDSAQALGGYGRFVGHESTWRPWGELRHSVRTGEPAFDHVFDMPIFEYFAKMSESAAVFDAAMTSISTLEAKAVVAAYDFSKIRTLVDVAGGHGLMVATVLKANRRMRGVLFDLPHVTAGATALLQSAGVANRCQVISGDFFESVPVGGDAYLMKHIIHDWDDQRATQILRNCHRAMQPGGKVLIVDAVIPPGNRAHFGKLLDLEMLVLTPRGRERTQAEFRELLKRSEFRLRRVVATETHLSVVEGVRA; encoded by the coding sequence ATGAACCTGACTGCCGGTAAGTGGGTGAGTCAGGCGATTGCAGTCGCCGCCGAGCTCGGTATTGCAGACGTCTTGAAGGATGGGTCCAGGACGGCCGCCGACATTGCGCGAATGGCGAACGCCTCGGAAGACGGTGTCTATCGGCTGCTCCGCGCCTTGGGGAGCGTTGGGCTCTTCGCCGAGACCGGAAACCGGAGATTCCAGCTCACTCCCCTCGGCGGGCTACTCCGCACAGACTCGGCCCAAGCGCTCGGCGGCTATGGGCGCTTCGTAGGCCACGAGAGCACATGGCGCCCGTGGGGAGAGCTTCGTCATAGCGTCCGAACGGGTGAGCCGGCTTTTGACCATGTCTTCGACATGCCCATCTTCGAGTACTTTGCGAAGATGTCGGAATCTGCAGCGGTGTTCGATGCGGCGATGACCTCAATCAGCACCTTGGAGGCGAAGGCTGTTGTCGCCGCATACGACTTCTCCAAGATCCGCACTCTGGTGGACGTTGCCGGCGGACACGGCCTCATGGTTGCGACCGTTCTCAAGGCGAACAGAAGGATGCGTGGCGTTCTCTTCGACCTTCCACACGTGACCGCCGGGGCCACCGCTCTGCTCCAGAGCGCTGGCGTGGCCAACCGGTGCCAAGTCATCAGCGGGGATTTCTTCGAATCCGTTCCGGTGGGAGGCGACGCCTACTTAATGAAACACATCATCCACGACTGGGACGACCAGCGGGCAACTCAGATCCTCCGAAACTGCCACCGCGCCATGCAGCCCGGCGGGAAAGTGCTGATCGTCGACGCTGTCATCCCGCCCGGAAACAGGGCGCACTTCGGCAAACTCCTGGATCTCGAGATGCTGGTGCTCACGCCACGCGGACGAGAGCGCACCCAGGCGGAGTTCCGGGAGCTGCTGAAGCGATCCGAGTTCAGGCTTCGGCGCGTCGTTGCCACCGAAACCCACCTTTCGGTTGTCGAGGGCGTCAGGGCTTGA